In Scatophagus argus isolate fScaArg1 chromosome 5, fScaArg1.pri, whole genome shotgun sequence, a genomic segment contains:
- the laynb gene encoding chondrolectin produces the protein MDFMKLFGTVIAVLFHPASASKINGQRICRRGTERPCYKVSYIQDSRRRLTFEDARQACRFDGGELLSIETESEQRLVERFIQQLQAGDGDFWIGLRRSPQRYRAGTCPSQYYWLDGSKAKFRNWHWDEPSCGGEMCAVLYYQPFAPPDEEGHFLFQWNDANCNSKNNFVCKYPEEKAPVFSEEGNPAPAVPSLRPNVFITTESDGRIKIGLSESSVSLTDNTLYVSYILYATIPALLLLLFATVGFFCYKQHAKRRKTETQSYPSSSKLSMSTTVSPYAVQGPYAFSDVTKLPHTALDRSMPTEIMTKYPCAASQHPQCDDYENVPCAARESSFVTNDIYETCKAQGRHCRSHTGWVENEIYG, from the exons ATGGATTTTATGAAGCTGTTTGGCACTGTTATCGCCGTTTTGTTCCACCCTGCGTCCGCTTCTAAAATAAATG GCCAAAGGATTTGTCGGCGTGGGACAGAGCGTCCATGCTACAAGGTGTCCTACATCCAGGACAGCAGGCGGAGGCTGACCTTTGAGGATGCCAGGCAGGCCTGCAGGTTTGATGGAGGCGAGCTGCTCAGCATTGAAACGGAAAGCGAGCAGCGACTGGTAGAGAGGTTCATACAACAGCTGCAGGCCGGAGATGGAGACTTCTGGATCGGGCTCCGCCGCAGCCCGCAGCGTTACAGGGCTGGGACCTGCCCCTCGCAGTACTATTGGCTGGATGGAAGCAAGGCCAAGTTCAG GAACTGGCACTGGGATGAGCCATCGTGTGGCGGTGAGATGTGTGCAGTTCTGTACTACCAGCCGTTTGCACCGCCTGACGAAGAAGGTCATTTCTTGTTCCAGTGGAACGATGCAAACTGCAACTCCAAGAACAATTTTGTCTGCAAGTATCCAGAAG AAAAAGCACCAGTATTTAGTGAGGAAGGGAACCCAGCACCTGCAG ttcCATCTCTGAGGCCAAACGTATTCATAACTACAGAAAGTGATGGGAGGATAAAAATAGGACTATCTGAGTCATCAg TGTCTCTCACAGACAACACCCTGTATGTGTCCTACATCCTTTATGCAACTattcctgctctgctgctgctgctgtttgcaacTGTCGGGTTCTTCTGCTACAAACAGCACGCTAAGAG gaggaagacagaaacacaaagctaTCCCAGCAGTTCAAAACTATCGATGTCAACAACAGTTTCGCCTTACGCTGTACAAGGACCTTATGCCTTTAGTGACGTTACCAAACTTCCTCACACTGCTCTGGACAGAAGCATGCCGACAGAAATCATGACAAAGTACCCATGTGCTGCTTCCCAGCACCCCCAGTGTGATGATTATGAGAATGTGCCATGTGCGGCCAGGGAGAGCAGCTTTGTAACCAATGACATCTATGAGACCTGCAAAGCTCAGGGTCGGCACTGCCGCAGCCACACTGGTTGGGTAGAAAATGAGATCTATGGATAA